A window from Strix uralensis isolate ZFMK-TIS-50842 chromosome 15, bStrUra1, whole genome shotgun sequence encodes these proteins:
- the LOC141950472 gene encoding serum amyloid A protein-like, protein MRLCVCLVLLSILCAGADMSPLHQGGKFVLDALGGARDMYRAYQDMREANYKDADKYFHARGNYDAAQRGPGGAWAAKVISDAREKWQSDVSGRGAEDTRADQEANEWGRNGGDPNRYRPAGLPSKY, encoded by the exons ATGAGGCTCTGTGTCTGCCTCGTGTTGCTCTCCATTCTGTGTGCAGGTGCTGACATGTCACCACTACACCAAGGTGGAAAATTTGTCTTGGATGCACTGGGAG GGGCACGGGATATGTACAGAGCATACCAGGACATGCGCGAAGCAAATTATAAAGATGCTGACAAATATTTCCATGCTCGTGGGAATTATGATGCTGCTCAAAGAGGACCTGGCGGTGCTTGGGCAGCTAAAGTGATCAG TGACGCCCGGGAAAAATGGCAAAGTGACGTGAGTGGCAGAGGTGCAGAGGACACCCGAGCTGACCAAGAGGCGAATGAGTGGGGCAGAAACGGCGGGGATCCCAACCGCTACAGACCTGCGGGCCTTCCCAGCAAATACTAA
- the TPH1 gene encoding tryptophan 5-hydroxylase 1 isoform X2 yields the protein MEELLGGYILNKSNYMMIEDNKENEDHASERGRTAIIFSLKNEVGGLVKALKLFQEKHVNLVHIESRKSKRRNSEFEIFVDCDSNREQLNEIFHLLKSHVNVVSMNPTEHFNVQEDDMENVPWFPKKISDLDKCANRVLMYGSDLDADHPGFKDNVYRKRRKYFADLAMNYKHGDPIPKIEFTEEEIKTWGTVYRELNKLYPTHACREYLKNLPLLTKYCGYREDNIPQLEDVSRFLKERTGFTIRPVAGYLSPRDFLAGLAFRVFHCTQYVRHSSDPLYTPEPDTCHELLGHVPLLAEPSFAQFSQEIGLASLGASDEAVQKLATCYFFTVEFGLCKQEGQLRVYGAGLLSSISELKHSLSGSAKVKPFDPKVTCKQECLITTFQEVYFVSESFEEAKEKMREFAKTIKRPFGVKYNPYTQSVQILKDMKSIASVVNELRHELDIVSDALSKMGKQLEV from the exons ATGGAAGAACTTCTAGGGGGCTACATa tTAAATAAATCAAATTACATGATGATTGAAGATAATAAAGAGAATGAAGACCATGCAtctgaaagaggaagaacagccataattttttccttgaagaatgAAGTTGGAGGACTTGTAAAAGCATTAAAACTCTTTCAG GAGAAGCATGTAAATCTGGTACACATTGAGTCACGGAAGTCCAAGAGACGAAATTCTGAGTTTGAGATCTTTGTGGACTGTGACAGTAACAGGGAACAACTGAATGAGATCTTCCACCTCCTGAAATCCCATGTCAACGTTGTCTCTATGAACCCGACAGAGCATTTCAATGTCCAGGAAGATG ACATGGAGAATGTTCCCTGGTTTCCGAAGAAGATCTCAGATTTGGATAAGTGTGCAAACCGAGTGCTGATGTATGGGTCTGATTTGGATGCTGACCATCCA GGTTTCAAAGACAATGTCTATCGCAAGAGGCGAAAGTATTTTGCAGACCTGGCTATGAACTACAAACA CGGTGACCCGATTCCCAAGATTGAATTCACTGAGGAGGAGATCAAGACTTGGGGCACTGTGTACCGAGAGCTTAACAAGCTTTACCCAACTCATGCCTGCAGAGAGTACCTTAAAAACTTACCCTTGCTCACCAAATACTGTGGGTACAGGGAAGACAATATCCCCCAGCTGGAAGATGTGTCCCGCTTCCTGAAAG aGCGCACAGGTTTCACCATTCGCCCTGTTGCTGGATATCTGTCACCCAGAGACTTCTTGGCAGGATTAGCATTCAGAGTTTTTCACTGCACTCAATATGTTAGGCACAGCTCGGACCCTCTCTATACACCAGAGCC tGATACCTGCCATGAGCTCCTAGGGCATGTCCCTCTTTTGGCTGAACCCAGTTTTGCTCAGTTCTCCCAGGAAATTGGTCTTGCATCACTTGGGGCATCAGATGAGGCTGTCCAAAAACTGGCAACA TGCTACTTCTTCACTGTAGAGTTTGGCTTGTGCAAGCAAGAGGGACAGCTACGAGTTTATGGGGCTGGCTTGCTCTCTTCGATTAGTGAGCTCAAG CACTCGCTCTCTGGCAGTGCCAAAGTCAAGCCTTTTGATCCAAAGGTCACTTGCAAGCAAGAATGCCTCATTACAACTTTCCAGGAGGTTTACTTTGTTTCTGAAAGTTTtgaagaagcaaaggaaaagatgag AGAGTTTGCAAAAACCATCAAGCGCCCATTTGGCGTGAAGTACAATCCATATACTCAAAGTGTGCAGATCCTGAAGGACATGAAGAGCATTGCCAGTGTGGTAAACGAGCTACGTCACGAGCTGGACATTGTCAGCGATGCCCTCAGCAAGATGGGCAAGCAGCTGGAAGTTTAA
- the SAAL1 gene encoding protein SAAL1 → MDRNPSPPSSEAEEEGDAVGNTVYSKHWLFSILTRLIEVISPEKMEPTVSPEGIQTELDEEMENDICKVWDMSMDEDVALFLQEFNAPDIFMGVFAKSKCPRLTEICVGILGNMACFQDICMSISKDDNLGQVLLQRLCDSDSPTLLETSRLLLTCLSQPEVANVWVERIRENPSVYDCVCFIMSSSTNVELLVKVGEVVDKLFDLDEELMLNWIKNGTCRSVGPSVDDSPEELPDFKIVPCILEAAKQVRSDNPEGLDVYMHILQLLTTVDEGIQAIVQAPDGGKETWSLLYDLVCHELCQPDDPPIIVQEQKTVLASILSVLSAMFASQTEQEYTKMRKNMPLIGSLIRILQYMEGCGKRSVDNSKESEQEETGRADINKEDFHLKILKDICCELLSNMLQELTKENTLEGLHQGHLNEQTCSCAFQNLLPLYFTSVESFLEVLREADQTLADNLEKRFPSLKVHA, encoded by the exons ATGGACCGTAACCCCTCGCCGCCCTCCAGCGAGGCGGAGGAGGAGGGTGACGCGGTGGGGAACACGGTGTACAGCAAGCACTGGCTGTTCAGCATCCTCACCCGCCTCATCGAG GTCATCAGCCCCGAGAAGATGGAGCCCACCGTGAGCCCCGAGGGAATCCAGACGGAGCTGGACGAAGAGATGGAGAATGACATTTGCAAAGTGTGGGACATGTCGATGGACGAG GATGTCGCTTTATTTCTTCAGGAGTTCAACGCCCCTGACATATTCATGGGAGTTTTTGCTAAGTCAAAATGCCCTCGCCTTACT GAAATCTGTGTGGGAATATTAGGAAATATGGCCTGTTTCCAAGACATATGCATGTCCATTAGTAAAGATGACAATCTTGG TCAAGTGTTATTGCAACGTTTATGTGATTCGGACTCCCCAACTCTTCTGGAAACAAGCAG GTTGTTATTAACTTGCCTCTCCCAGCCTGAGGTGGCCAATGTCTGGGTTGAGAGAATCCGAGAAAACCCTTCTGTGTATGACTGTGTTTGCTTTATCATGTCCAGCTCTACAAATG TTGAATTGCTGGTAAAAGTGGGTGAAGTGGTGGACAAACTCTTTGATCTAGATGAAGAGCTAATGTTAAACTGGATTAAAAATGGCACTTGTCGGTCTGTGGGACCATCTGTAGATGATTCCCCTGAAGAACTTCCAGATTTTAAGATTGTGCCTTGTATACTTGAAGCAGCCAAACAAGTCCG aTCAGATAATCCGGAAGGACTCGatgtttatatgcatattttGCAGCTCCTGACCACGGTGGATGAAGGTATTCAGGCTATTG TGCAGGCTCCTGATGGAGGAAAAGAGACTTGGAGTTTGCTTTATGACCTTGTTTGCCATGAACTTTGCCAGCCAGATGATCCACCCATCATTGTGCAGGAGCAGAAGACTGTATTGGCCTCTATTTTGTCTGTGCTGTCGGCTATGTTTGCTTCACAGACAGAACAAGAATACACCAAGATGAGGAAAA ATATGCCTCTGATTGGGAGCTTGATTCGTATCTTACAATACATGGAGGGCTGTGGGAAGAGATCTGTTGATAACTCAAAGGAGTCTGAACAGGAAGAGACTGGAAGGGCTGATATAAACAAGGAAgacttccatttaaaaattttgaagGATATTTGCTGTGAATTACTTTCCAATATGCTTCAAGAACTGACCAAG gaaaatacATTAGAAGGACTACACCAGGGACATTTAAATGAACAGACGTGTTCCTGTGCATTTCAGAACCTCTTACCTCTGTATTTCACATCA GTGGAGAGTTTCCTTGAAGTTCTGCGTGAGGCTGATCAGACACTTGCTGACAATCTAGAGAAACGTTTCCCAAGCCTGAAGGTTCATGCCTAA
- the TPH1 gene encoding tryptophan 5-hydroxylase 1 isoform X1 gives MHPAARRGGSLEAVPCPREAAGQLNKSNYMMIEDNKENEDHASERGRTAIIFSLKNEVGGLVKALKLFQEKHVNLVHIESRKSKRRNSEFEIFVDCDSNREQLNEIFHLLKSHVNVVSMNPTEHFNVQEDDMENVPWFPKKISDLDKCANRVLMYGSDLDADHPGFKDNVYRKRRKYFADLAMNYKHGDPIPKIEFTEEEIKTWGTVYRELNKLYPTHACREYLKNLPLLTKYCGYREDNIPQLEDVSRFLKERTGFTIRPVAGYLSPRDFLAGLAFRVFHCTQYVRHSSDPLYTPEPDTCHELLGHVPLLAEPSFAQFSQEIGLASLGASDEAVQKLATCYFFTVEFGLCKQEGQLRVYGAGLLSSISELKHSLSGSAKVKPFDPKVTCKQECLITTFQEVYFVSESFEEAKEKMREFAKTIKRPFGVKYNPYTQSVQILKDMKSIASVVNELRHELDIVSDALSKMGKQLEV, from the exons ATGCACcccgcggcccggcgcggcgggtcGCTGGAGGCGGTGCCCTGCCCGCGGGAGGCTGCCGGCCAG tTAAATAAATCAAATTACATGATGATTGAAGATAATAAAGAGAATGAAGACCATGCAtctgaaagaggaagaacagccataattttttccttgaagaatgAAGTTGGAGGACTTGTAAAAGCATTAAAACTCTTTCAG GAGAAGCATGTAAATCTGGTACACATTGAGTCACGGAAGTCCAAGAGACGAAATTCTGAGTTTGAGATCTTTGTGGACTGTGACAGTAACAGGGAACAACTGAATGAGATCTTCCACCTCCTGAAATCCCATGTCAACGTTGTCTCTATGAACCCGACAGAGCATTTCAATGTCCAGGAAGATG ACATGGAGAATGTTCCCTGGTTTCCGAAGAAGATCTCAGATTTGGATAAGTGTGCAAACCGAGTGCTGATGTATGGGTCTGATTTGGATGCTGACCATCCA GGTTTCAAAGACAATGTCTATCGCAAGAGGCGAAAGTATTTTGCAGACCTGGCTATGAACTACAAACA CGGTGACCCGATTCCCAAGATTGAATTCACTGAGGAGGAGATCAAGACTTGGGGCACTGTGTACCGAGAGCTTAACAAGCTTTACCCAACTCATGCCTGCAGAGAGTACCTTAAAAACTTACCCTTGCTCACCAAATACTGTGGGTACAGGGAAGACAATATCCCCCAGCTGGAAGATGTGTCCCGCTTCCTGAAAG aGCGCACAGGTTTCACCATTCGCCCTGTTGCTGGATATCTGTCACCCAGAGACTTCTTGGCAGGATTAGCATTCAGAGTTTTTCACTGCACTCAATATGTTAGGCACAGCTCGGACCCTCTCTATACACCAGAGCC tGATACCTGCCATGAGCTCCTAGGGCATGTCCCTCTTTTGGCTGAACCCAGTTTTGCTCAGTTCTCCCAGGAAATTGGTCTTGCATCACTTGGGGCATCAGATGAGGCTGTCCAAAAACTGGCAACA TGCTACTTCTTCACTGTAGAGTTTGGCTTGTGCAAGCAAGAGGGACAGCTACGAGTTTATGGGGCTGGCTTGCTCTCTTCGATTAGTGAGCTCAAG CACTCGCTCTCTGGCAGTGCCAAAGTCAAGCCTTTTGATCCAAAGGTCACTTGCAAGCAAGAATGCCTCATTACAACTTTCCAGGAGGTTTACTTTGTTTCTGAAAGTTTtgaagaagcaaaggaaaagatgag AGAGTTTGCAAAAACCATCAAGCGCCCATTTGGCGTGAAGTACAATCCATATACTCAAAGTGTGCAGATCCTGAAGGACATGAAGAGCATTGCCAGTGTGGTAAACGAGCTACGTCACGAGCTGGACATTGTCAGCGATGCCCTCAGCAAGATGGGCAAGCAGCTGGAAGTTTAA
- the TPH1 gene encoding tryptophan 5-hydroxylase 1 isoform X3 — MMIEDNKENEDHASERGRTAIIFSLKNEVGGLVKALKLFQEKHVNLVHIESRKSKRRNSEFEIFVDCDSNREQLNEIFHLLKSHVNVVSMNPTEHFNVQEDDMENVPWFPKKISDLDKCANRVLMYGSDLDADHPGFKDNVYRKRRKYFADLAMNYKHGDPIPKIEFTEEEIKTWGTVYRELNKLYPTHACREYLKNLPLLTKYCGYREDNIPQLEDVSRFLKERTGFTIRPVAGYLSPRDFLAGLAFRVFHCTQYVRHSSDPLYTPEPDTCHELLGHVPLLAEPSFAQFSQEIGLASLGASDEAVQKLATCYFFTVEFGLCKQEGQLRVYGAGLLSSISELKHSLSGSAKVKPFDPKVTCKQECLITTFQEVYFVSESFEEAKEKMREFAKTIKRPFGVKYNPYTQSVQILKDMKSIASVVNELRHELDIVSDALSKMGKQLEV; from the exons ATGATGATTGAAGATAATAAAGAGAATGAAGACCATGCAtctgaaagaggaagaacagccataattttttccttgaagaatgAAGTTGGAGGACTTGTAAAAGCATTAAAACTCTTTCAG GAGAAGCATGTAAATCTGGTACACATTGAGTCACGGAAGTCCAAGAGACGAAATTCTGAGTTTGAGATCTTTGTGGACTGTGACAGTAACAGGGAACAACTGAATGAGATCTTCCACCTCCTGAAATCCCATGTCAACGTTGTCTCTATGAACCCGACAGAGCATTTCAATGTCCAGGAAGATG ACATGGAGAATGTTCCCTGGTTTCCGAAGAAGATCTCAGATTTGGATAAGTGTGCAAACCGAGTGCTGATGTATGGGTCTGATTTGGATGCTGACCATCCA GGTTTCAAAGACAATGTCTATCGCAAGAGGCGAAAGTATTTTGCAGACCTGGCTATGAACTACAAACA CGGTGACCCGATTCCCAAGATTGAATTCACTGAGGAGGAGATCAAGACTTGGGGCACTGTGTACCGAGAGCTTAACAAGCTTTACCCAACTCATGCCTGCAGAGAGTACCTTAAAAACTTACCCTTGCTCACCAAATACTGTGGGTACAGGGAAGACAATATCCCCCAGCTGGAAGATGTGTCCCGCTTCCTGAAAG aGCGCACAGGTTTCACCATTCGCCCTGTTGCTGGATATCTGTCACCCAGAGACTTCTTGGCAGGATTAGCATTCAGAGTTTTTCACTGCACTCAATATGTTAGGCACAGCTCGGACCCTCTCTATACACCAGAGCC tGATACCTGCCATGAGCTCCTAGGGCATGTCCCTCTTTTGGCTGAACCCAGTTTTGCTCAGTTCTCCCAGGAAATTGGTCTTGCATCACTTGGGGCATCAGATGAGGCTGTCCAAAAACTGGCAACA TGCTACTTCTTCACTGTAGAGTTTGGCTTGTGCAAGCAAGAGGGACAGCTACGAGTTTATGGGGCTGGCTTGCTCTCTTCGATTAGTGAGCTCAAG CACTCGCTCTCTGGCAGTGCCAAAGTCAAGCCTTTTGATCCAAAGGTCACTTGCAAGCAAGAATGCCTCATTACAACTTTCCAGGAGGTTTACTTTGTTTCTGAAAGTTTtgaagaagcaaaggaaaagatgag AGAGTTTGCAAAAACCATCAAGCGCCCATTTGGCGTGAAGTACAATCCATATACTCAAAGTGTGCAGATCCTGAAGGACATGAAGAGCATTGCCAGTGTGGTAAACGAGCTACGTCACGAGCTGGACATTGTCAGCGATGCCCTCAGCAAGATGGGCAAGCAGCTGGAAGTTTAA